A window of the Acidobacteriota bacterium genome harbors these coding sequences:
- a CDS encoding SDR family oxidoreductase encodes MERQPVYVILGGTGGIGSAVARKLASDGATVALAARRSDRLEQMANELGGAPTEVLDATRTAEVEQFVRSVSDAHDGVDGIVNCVGSILLKAAHQTKDDEWRQTIAANLDTAFATVRAGAKVMGRSGGSIVLMASSAALVGLPSHEAIAAAKAGVVGLTRSAAATYAGKGIRVNAVAPGLVDTPMSAAITGNKMMLKASTAMHPLGRIGKPEEVATVIAWLLSDTSGWVTGQVIGIDGGLSTARGKASA; translated from the coding sequence ATGGAACGACAGCCAGTGTATGTGATCCTCGGCGGCACCGGAGGCATCGGTTCCGCGGTTGCACGAAAGCTCGCTTCCGACGGCGCGACGGTGGCTCTGGCCGCTCGTCGCTCTGACCGACTCGAGCAGATGGCGAACGAGCTTGGCGGGGCTCCCACCGAAGTGCTCGATGCCACACGGACTGCCGAGGTGGAGCAATTCGTGCGCTCGGTCTCGGATGCTCACGATGGTGTCGACGGCATCGTCAACTGCGTCGGTTCGATTCTGCTCAAGGCCGCGCACCAGACCAAAGACGACGAATGGCGGCAGACGATCGCAGCCAACCTCGACACGGCCTTCGCAACGGTCCGTGCCGGCGCCAAGGTGATGGGGCGAAGCGGCGGTTCGATTGTCCTGATGGCCTCGTCTGCTGCCCTGGTGGGATTGCCGAGCCACGAGGCGATTGCCGCCGCCAAAGCAGGTGTGGTTGGGCTCACGCGGTCGGCCGCCGCCACCTATGCCGGCAAGGGTATCCGGGTCAACGCGGTTGCCCCCGGACTGGTTGACACGCCGATGTCGGCCGCAATCACCGGCAACAAAATGATGTTGAAGGCGTCGACCGCGATGCATCCGCTCGGCCGAATTGGCAAACCGGAAGAGGTCGCGACAGTCATCGCCTGGTTGCTTTCGGACACTTCCGGCTGGGTCACCGGTCAGGTGATCGGCATCGATGGCGGCCTGTCGACAGCCCGCGGCAAAGCCTCGGCCTGA
- a CDS encoding periplasmic heavy metal sensor — MKKLLIAMFVLVIASPVLAQDAEMGPPPVVEASHNAVVAFLSLTPEQVETWNEIYWSHRGAEAPLKEAIRDVQEDIDALFEAGAPDPGAVGALFIERRALTGELVEVHVVYHEDFVAMLDDIQLRRLRLVARADDVQKFIPAFKLFELIPRR; from the coding sequence ATGAAGAAGTTGTTGATTGCCATGTTCGTTCTGGTCATCGCCAGCCCGGTGCTGGCACAAGATGCCGAGATGGGGCCGCCGCCGGTTGTCGAGGCGTCGCACAACGCGGTGGTCGCCTTCCTCAGTTTGACCCCGGAGCAGGTCGAAACCTGGAATGAGATCTACTGGAGTCACCGTGGTGCCGAAGCGCCGCTCAAGGAGGCCATCCGCGATGTCCAGGAGGATATCGACGCACTCTTCGAGGCAGGAGCCCCAGATCCAGGCGCTGTTGGCGCGCTGTTCATCGAACGGCGGGCACTCACCGGGGAACTGGTCGAAGTCCACGTGGTGTATCACGAAGACTTCGTTGCGATGCTCGATGACATTCAGCTCCGCAGGCTGCGCCTGGTCGCGCGTGCCGACGACGTGCAGAAGTTCATCCCGGCCTTCAAGCTCTTCGAGCTCATCCCGAGACGCTGA
- a CDS encoding TetR/AcrR family transcriptional regulator, translating into MAPRKTTTRERLISAAAELFRRQGYAQTGVNQIIQGANATSGSFYH; encoded by the coding sequence GTGGCACCACGCAAGACCACAACTCGCGAACGCCTGATTTCTGCCGCGGCGGAGCTCTTTCGGCGCCAGGGCTATGCCCAGACCGGCGTCAATCAGATCATCCAGGGCGCGAACGCCACGAGCGGCAGTTTCTACCACTT